In Aspergillus fumigatus Af293 chromosome 2, whole genome shotgun sequence, a genomic segment contains:
- a CDS encoding prohibitin subunit PHB2, with amino-acid sequence MARNPKEQWERLQIILQNRAGKGGFGFGGGFPGGGRGGFGVSGALIVLGLGGWALSNSLFNVDGGHRAIKYSRIGGVKKEIYNEGTHFRIPWIETPIIYDVRAKPRNIASLTGTKDLQMVNITCRVLSRPRVDALPQIYRTLGTDFDERVLPSIVNEVLKSVVAQFNASQLITQRENVARLVRDNLARRAARFNIALDDVSLTHLTFSPEFTAAVEAKQVAQQEAQRAAFLVDKARQEKQAFIVRAQGEARSAELIGDAIKKSKSYIELRRIENARQIAQILHESGGKNKLYLDTQGLGLNVNASRGDESK; translated from the exons ATGGCTCGGAATCCTAAGGAACAGTGGGAGCGGCTTCAGATAATCCTGCAGAACCGTGCAGGTAAAGGAGGGTTTGGTTTTGGAGGTGGATTTCCTGGAGGAGGTCGCGGCGGCTTCGGAGTATCTGGAGCTCTCATCGTGCTCGGTCTCGGTGGATGGGCTTTGTCGAACTCGCTCTTCAACG TCGATGGTGGTCACCGTGCCATCAAGTACTCGAGAATCGGCGGAGtcaagaaagaaatctaCAACGAAG GAACACATTTCCGAATCCCATGGATTGAAACACCGATCATCTACGACGTGCGCGCGAAGCCACGGAACATCGCTTCCCTCACGGGTACCAAGGACTTGCAGATGGTGAACATCACCTGCCGTGTTCTGTCAAGGCCTCGAGTAGATGCCCTTCCTCAGATCTACCGTACCCTCGGCACCGACTTTGATGAGCGCGTCCTTCCCTCCATCGTTAATGAAGTTCTCAAGAGCGTGGTTGCGCAATTCAACGCGAGCCAGCTAATTACACAGCGTGAGAATGTTGCGAGACTTGTTCGGGACAACCTTGCTCGCCGGGCGGCCCGCTTTAACATTGCTCTAGACGATGTGTCTCTTACT CACCTGACTTTCTCCCCCGAATTTACCGCCGCTGTCGAAGCCAAGCAAGTAGCTCAGCAGGAGGCCCAGCGCGCTgccttcctcgtcgacaaGGCCCGCCAGGAGAAGCAGGCCTTCATTGTCCGTGCCCAGGGTGAGGCCCGCTCTGCTGAGCTTATCGGTGACGCAatcaagaagagcaagagctaCATCGAGCTCCGTAGGATCGAAAACGCGAGGCAGATTGCCCAGATCCTGCACGAGAGTGGCGGAAAGAACAAGCTGTATCTTGACACCCAGGGTCTGGGTCTCAATGTCAACGCATCACGCGGAGACGAATCGAAGTAA
- a CDS encoding putative polyadenylation factor subunit CstF64 gives MAPERTGKSVFLGNIPYNLTEEQVKDILSSAGTVTKFRLMMNPETGKPKGYGFADFADADAAASAVRNLNDFEIMGRKIRVDWPHNNEKDSVPPDYSQTSQMPSQDVQAGQQPSAPLPPLPPGVEVPPHLDCPNAISQTLSSLPPNQLLDVLSQMKSLAMTDPARATELLRQAPQLAYAIFQALLLMNLVDYSTLGAVVEQATQPTAAAAPSAPPAAQAFQPFSAVPGQISTPPMVNTPFAPQPAAQAAPQQQVPSQEELLQQVLSMPQSAIDALPPMERNQIMLLRQQLMQGAMR, from the exons ATGGCTCCAGAGAGGACCGGGAAGAGTGTGTTCCTGGGAAATATCCCTTATA ACCTTACGGAGGAACAGGTCAAAGACATCCTCAGCTCCGCTGGCACGGTTACCAAATTCCGTCTTATGATGAACCCGGAGACGGGGAAACCAAAGGGTTATGGCTTCGCAGACTTCGCCGATGCagacgccgccgcctccgcaGTCCGAAACTTGAACGACTTCGAGATCATGGGCAGGAAGATCCGCGTGGACTGGCCTCACAACAACGAGAAGGATTCGGTCCCCCCTGACTACTCTCAGACATCTCAGATGCCTAGTCAGGATGTTCAAGCCGGTCAGCAGCCATCTGCGCCGCTCCCCCCTCTTCCCCCCGGTGTCGAGGTGCCGCCTCACTTGGATTGTCCAAACGCTATCTCTCAAACACTTTCCTCCTTACCCCCGAACCAGCTCCTTGACGTTCTTTCACAAATGAAGTCTTTGGCAATGACCGATCCGGCCCGCGCGACGGAGCTCCTGCGACAGGCCCCGCAGCTGGCGTATGCCATATTCCAGGCTCTGTTGCTCATGAATCTCGTCGACTACAGCACTTTGGGAGCAGTGGTAGAGCAAGCGACCCAACCAACCGCTGCGGCCGCTCCTTCGGCTCCCCCTGCGGCACAGGCTTTTCAGCCCTTCTCAGCCGTACCTGGTCAGATCTCCACGCCACCAATGGTCAATACTCCTTTTGCCCCTCAACCCGCAGCACAGGCGGCACCCCAACAACAGGTTCCATCGCAAGAAGAACTTCTACAACAGGTGCTCAGTATGCCACAGTCAGCTATTGATGCTTTGCCACCAATGGAACGAAATCAAATCATGCTTTTGCGTCAGCAGTTGATGCAAGGAGCCATGAGGTAG
- a CDS encoding aromatic amino acid ammonia-lyase: MKTSNLNAHLETACQTWQRLQHLLERQDVEVNGTSLDIAAVVAVAHHGCIPRMTMDPVVRGSIEASVRVLMDHLDKGYCVYGVNTGFGGSADSRTDRVVALQSGLLQLLQAGVLVRSDKGLQCQQQQSLESHAMPASWVRGTMLVRCNSNARGHSAVSLPVIESLLRLIENHITPVVPLRGSISASGDLMPLSYIAGAIEGSPDVYVQVQDADKTRIMNSRDALLSTGLEAQTLGPKEGLGLVNGTSASAALASLVMYEAHQLAVLVQALSAVTVEALMGNAESFHPFISAIRPHDGQIECARNVLSFLQGSQLAQNVERDLKDRNRPGLIQDRYALRTVPQWIGPQLEDLLLAHHQVTVELNSSCDNPLVDMQSGDIFYGGNFQAVSITSAMEKTRTCLQMFGRLLFAQATELIDPNLNNGLPTNLVADDPSLSFTMKGVDISMASYMAELAYLANPVSSHVQTAEMHNQSVNSMAFVSSRYTMQAVEIVSLMCACSVYIGCQALDLRVLHLTFLQRSTQQLHALTSHLFSKHLSEPDLAILNEALSTHFQKSWPTTTRLNITDRVEEVVTSALPILCRTFASSTGTCTSQAPTFSNLETWKSRASALLNEVYQDTAQAFFSYQHTEEMLGTSSKILYQTVRRQLGVPFHQGFVEHPTAQSDTLGGRSKKTVGSWVSIIYEAIRDGRLMDPLMASLQAGVADGSDSEAVDTLKNGSSGKCSSSGLD; the protein is encoded by the exons ATGAAGACTTCTAATCTCAATGCCCATCTTGAGACGGCCTGTCAGACCTGGCAGAGGCTGCAACACCTGCTGGAACGCCAGGATGTCGAGGTAAATGGCACAAGCCTTGATATAGCGGCTGTGGTAGCCGTGGCACA CCATGGGTGCATACCTAGGATGACCATGGACCCTGTCGTCCGAGGCAGCATCGAAGCGAGTGTTCGAGTTTTGATGGACCATCTGGACAAGGGTTACTGCGTATACG GTGTCAATACAGGATTTGGTGGAAGCGCTGACTCTCGGACTGATCGAGTCGTTGCACTGCAGTCTGGGCtgctccaactcctccaggcAGGCGTTCTAGTTAGATCAGACAAGGGCTTACAGtgtcagcagcagcagtcgcTTGAATCGCACGCTATGCCTGCCTCGTGGGTGCGAGGCACAATGCTGGTTCGATGCAATTCAAACGCTCGCGGCCATTCTGCCGTCTCATTGCCTGTGATCGAGTCATTGCTGCGGCTGATCGAGAATCATATCACGCCTGTTGTACCTCTGAGAGGCTCCATCTCGGCTTCAGGTGACCTGATGCCGCTTTCCTACATCGCGGGAGCCATCGAAGGTAGCCCGGATGTATATGTGCAAGTTCAGGATGCAGATAAAACCCGCATCATGAACTCGCGCGATGCTTTGCTGTCCACGGGCCTCGAGGCGCAGACACTAGGACCAAAGGAGGGCCTCGGCCTCGTCAATGGTacttctgcctctgctgcACTGGCCAGTCTGGTCATGTATGAAGCGCATCAACTGGCTGTCCTAGTCCAGGCACTATCAGCTGTGACCGTGGAAGCCCTCATGGGCAACGCAGAAAGCTTCCATCCGTTCATCTCCGCCATCCGCCCGCACGATGGGCAAATTGAATGCGCGAGAAATGTCTTGTCCTTCCTGCAGGGCTCGCAGCTCGCACAGAACGTGGAGCGGGATCTGAAAGACCGCAACCGTCCAGGCCTGATACAGGATCGCTACGCACTTCGCACCGTGCCACAGTGGATAGGCCCgcagcttgaggatctccttctcgcACACCACCAAGTCACCGTCGAGCTCAATTCCTCCTGTGACAACCCCCTAGTGGACATGCAGTCCGGCGACATCTTTTACGGCGGCAACTTCCAAGCTGTCTCCATCACCTCCGCCATGGAAAAGACCCGGACTTGTCTTCAGATGTTCGGTCGGCTGCTCTTCGCCCAGGCCACCGAGCTCATCGACCCAAACCTCAACAACGGACTGCCCACCAACCTCGTCGCTGACGACCCCAGCCTCTCCTTCACCATGAAAGGCGTCGACATCAGCATGGCCTCCTACATGGCGGAACTAGCCTACCTCGCCAACCCAGTCAGCTCCCACGTCCAGACAGCCGAGATGCACAACCAGTCCGTGAACTCCATGGCCTTCGTGTCGAGCCGGTACACAATGCAAGCGGTGGAAATCGTCTCCCTCATGTGCGCCTGCAGCGTCTACATCGGCTGCCAGGCACTAGACCTGCGCGTCCTCCACCTCACCTTCCTGCAGCGCTCAACACAGCAGCTCCACGCGCTCACCTCCCACCTGTTCTCCAAACACCTCTCCGAACCCGACCTCGCAATCCTCAATGAAGCCTTATCGACACATTTCCAGAAATCCTGGCCAACAACAACCCGTCTCAACATCACCGACCGCGTCGAAGAAGTCGTCACAAGCGCTCTCCCCATCCTGTGTCGGACATTTGCTTCCAGCACAGGTACATGTACAAGCCAAGCCCCGACCTTCTCCAACCTGGAGACCTGGAAATCCCGCGCCAGTGCCCTCCTCAATGAGGTCTACCAGGACACTGCGCAGGCATTCTTCAGCTACCAACACACAGAGGAAATGCTCGGAACGAGTTCGAAAATCCTATACCAGACCGTCCGTCGACAGCTCGGCGTGCCGTTCCACCAGGGGTTCGTCGAGCATCCGACTGCGCAGAGTGATACTCTTGGTGGTCGTTCTAAAAAGACTGTAGGGTCTTGGGTATCGATTATCTACGAGGCGATCCGGGATGGTCGCCTGATGGATCCGCTGATGGCTTCGCTTCAGGCGGGGGTCGCAGATGGGTCTGACTCTGAGGCGGTTGATACCTTGAAAAATGGTTCCAGTGGCAAGTGCTCTTCCAGCGGCTTGGACTAG